ACAGCCGCTGTAGCTCTAACTGGCTCAGAGCAACGCCCTTGTAAGGCGAAGGCTATCGGTTCGAGTCCGGTCAGCGGCTCCAAAATTTGTTCATTCAATTTTGCCATGATAAGACGGTAGCCTACTCTTGCGTGAAGTAAAAAAGGAGTTATCCTGGAATATATCTCTACAGAAAAGAGATGAAACCCGAAGGAAAATGGCTATTAGTCTCGGGTGTTTTTTCATGGCTAACCTAGCAAGGCGGTGGTCTTTCCACTGTAACAAGTGCGCGAAGGGTTAAACATGGCTAATGTGGTCTGGCTGCGGCCGCGGTCAGATTATGTAGACAGCCGATGTTTCAATTCGTGCCAAGCAGTGCAGTGGCTTACCAGGACCCCTTATCCTCTGGTGCGCCGATTACCTTTCAGGGGAGGATGAGCGGGCGATGCCAAGACCGAATATCCTGGCGCCTTGCGGGCCTTTCATTAAGGCATGACTTTAATCAAAACAAGAAGTCATGCCTTTTTCTTTTCTCTAAACAAAAAAACAGCTGTGTAAAACACAAACTGCTTCCCTATTTACTCTTTTACTTGTTTACTTGGTTAACCACTTACTTCCAGTTATATTCGGTTCCCTCCCATAAAACGGTTCAACCGTCTCCCCTACCCTTGTCTTCTTTAATCTCAACTTACCCATTTTAATCAGGCCCTGCAAATCCTCAAACTCGCTCAACTTTACCCCAACAACTGGAATTTGTAAAGCATAACTTAAAGTATTAGCCACTACCACGCCCACCCGCACAGATGAAAAACCACCAGGACCTTTCACAACCACTACCCCCTGCAAATCAGTGAGTTTAACTTTATTCTTCTTTAATAATTTATCAACAGTTGACAATAACTTTTCTGATTCCTTGTATTGAACCCTAACAACAGTCTTATCTAAAATAAAATCATCGCGGGTAATCGCGATAACTAACTTATTTGATTCAGCTGTGTTAATTACTAAAATCATATTACTACAAGTTACTACGAGTTACTACAAATTACGCGAGCCGAGCTGTAGCGAGGCGAGCTTATTACTATAAAACTGATTAAACTCCAAAGGCACAAATAAAAACAAACCAATTAGAAACTACCCGCGCTTCGCCCTCACCGCAATCTTCTTCCGACTATGATCCTTTGTCTCCTCTTGAGTCTTTGCTGTGACCACATCAATCAGCACGATTTTTTCATTCTCAAAAATTGTATATAAAAACCTGTCTGTTAGCTGGTGTCGATATAAAAATTCTTTAGTGCTCATAACCGTATAGCGGATTTCCTGGCCCAGCTCTTTTTCAAAACGTTTAATTAAATCGGCTAGTTTTTTCTGATTAACGCGTCCAACAATTAACATATCAGTAGTTGCGTCCGCGACACCGGTAAAGCTACCGGTTAAAGCTAAATAATGGATAGCGCCAATATCCTTAATGTTCTCCATTAAAGAGGTTCGGAGCAAAAGCTGGGATTTCATAATCAAGCTCCGGAGCTCGTTATATAAAACAAAGCTGGTGTTGGCTTTATAATGAATCTTCTGGGTACCTTTTTCTTTTTTCTTCATCTTTTGAATCAGCCCTAAAGCTTCGAGATTATCGAGTTCCCGGCACACAGAATTGATATGCTCACTTATGCTCCTTGAAATTTCCCGAATATAAAAACCCTCGCCCCCCTCATCTAACAAAAATAGACGCAAAAGCTTAACTCGCGTTTTAGAGCCAAACAGTTGCTCGAAAAAATAAAGAGCTGATTTTTTTGAAGATTTCATCTGGCTTGTGCTTTAATTAGTTAATTGTTAGTAATCAATATCTGTAGTATAATATAAATGTAGTTAAAAGGCAAGAATAATTGTCGTGTTGTTTGTGTAATTTAATGCAAGTGCAGCCAAAAAGCAAGAAAAACATTAAAGCATGAAAGCACGAGAGCAGAAAAGCAAAAGAATTTGTTTTAATGCTTTTATGTTTTAATGTTTTGATGAATGTACAATCTCCAAGTTGCCAAATTAGTTATCTATAACTCTCAAAAGAGTCGTTCGCTCGTCTCTTGCTTTGTTACCCAGCCAAAAATCGGCGAAAAGGAGCGGGGCGGGCAAATTTTTGTTATCTCGGAAATCCAAAAGACCACATCCGAGTATACTTATCAAAAACTTATAGACAGCCTTATCAAATCAATGAAAGGCTATTATTATAATGAAATCAACTATCGGGCCGGACCAATAGAACTTGTTTTTGAGGCTGCTCTGCAAAAAACTAATCAAGAATTAGGCTTTTATCTAACCAATAAAGAAAACGGCATCAATGACGATTTTCTGAATAATTTGAATGTCCTGGTTGGCGTGGCCCGCAACCATGAAATTCACTTTTCCTTGGCAGGCGATATCAAGGGATATCTCATTAGAAAAAATAAAATTTCTGATATTGTTGCCGGCCCCGAAAAACTTCAGGGCCAACACCAAGAATCTCAAAAAATCAATCCCTTAAAAGTCTTTTCCCATGTGATTTCCGGACATTTGGAAACTGACGACGGCATACTGTTCTGCACCGAAAGCCTGTTGGACTACTTTTCTTTAGAAAAATTAAAAAAAATCATTGCTGATAACCAGGCCTCTAAAGTCTGCCAAAACCTTCAGGATCTCTTAATAGAAATTGATGATAAATCTGCCTTGGCAGCTATTGCCTTAAAACTCCTGGCTACTCCCCAAATTGAGAAAAAAGGTCTATCATACCCGCCACATCACCCAGAAGAAAAGGGTTTCCCCGCGCTCCTAAAAAAAAGTGAAAAAAACAGCGTTCAAGACTCTATTGCTAAACTTTTGGATCAACAAACAGAAACTAATCAAATTATATCACCCCGCTTGGTTTCAAATCTAAAAAAAATATTTACCTCAAAACACACCCGACAGAAAAAAAGCAAAACATCCCAAGAAAAAACTATGTTTAGGACGATCAAGAATTACAGCCCGACTAATAATCTACCCAAAATTAAACATTTCCCCGGCTATAAAATCACTCACAAATTTGGATCTATCCTAAAAATAGCGGCTGTGCCATTTGAACTTTTAGGCAAATTCTTTAAAAAAAACCCGGCCCGCTTTGATAAACTATCAACCAGCAGTTTAGAAAAAATCTCCAGCCAAGCCAGAACACCCAAAAAATATCTTCGCAGGCTCCCCCTGTCCAGTAAGGCTTTACTTTTTGTTTGCATTATCTTGGGCCTGCTTTTTATCCAAAGCATCTTTCTTCTAAATAAAAGACGGGATAACCAGCAAGATATCCAAACCTATAACCAGCTGTTAGAGCAAGTGGAAACCATGCAAAACGAAACCGAAGCTTCTTTAATTTATAGCGACGAAGAAAAAGCGCGATTACTCCTTAAGAATATATTAGAATTAATCGCCGGCCTGCCGCAAAACACCGAGGAGAGAGCAGAAAAAGCCTCAACCTTGCTCGCAAAAGCTAATGCCCAGCTCAATCAACTTAATCGCCTAAGGACTATTAAAAACCCCAAGCAACTCTTGGACTTTAGCGCCCTGACCTTTTTTGCCGAAGAATTGCCGTCCGAAATAATCAAGTTACAAAAAAATATCTATACCTATCGCTCTCGCGATAATAGCTTTTATGTTATCAATCTAGGGACCGGGGAAATTGATAATCTTCAAAATTCCTCGGGCGAGATTGGCAAAATTACTAAAATTAAAAAATTTGACGAATCCTCGTTTCTTCTTTATCACAACTTGGAGGGGGTTGCCAAGTTTGATACGAAAAAAAATACAATAATCTCTTTTGGATTATCCAGCCGAGAAGATATTATCATAGCTGATGTAGCCGCTTATAATAATCAACTTTATGTCCTGGCCCCCAATAAGAACCTAATTTTAAAATACAGCCCAGTGGCTGGCAGCTTTAGCCGCGAAACCGAGTGGCTCAAAGATGGGACTGATATTAGAGAAGCA
This region of Patescibacteria group bacterium genomic DNA includes:
- the tsaB gene encoding tRNA (adenosine(37)-N6)-threonylcarbamoyltransferase complex dimerization subunit type 1 TsaB, which produces MILVINTAESNKLVIAITRDDFILDKTVVRVQYKESEKLLSTVDKLLKKNKVKLTDLQGVVVVKGPGGFSSVRVGVVVANTLSYALQIPVVGVKLSEFEDLQGLIKMGKLRLKKTRVGETVEPFYGREPNITGSKWLTK